Part of the Plasmodium knowlesi strain H genome assembly, chromosome: 11 genome is shown below.
CACTAGGCGTGGATTTGTAAGCGCATTAAGGCTacaatataaatatatttaaatatgtatattataatatgcacaaaatataataatacgTATAATCACGTGCGTGAGTTTACGCTTCGAAAGCTATGGTGGGCAAACATTGCTAATTTTCTTCGGCTTTAAGAGAAGAAGAGGCATATTCgaaaaataacaattttttttttatttcgcctCATTTCACGTAGTCTTTTTATTGCCTTTTTctcaatttatttttgtcatttttttttttttttttttttttttttttttttttccatcttgttgagaattaaaacaaaatttcctGCTGCACTGAACAAAATGCGTTTGTAAATTTTACCTTTGTACAAGGTTTCCTTTACTTTTGCGTTGGTAATTTGGATATATAACTTTTGTTTACAAttttcatatatacattttgcCACGCATATATACCCTTGGCGTGATTCTTTCGCGTAAAATTACGTTTCAGTTTACGATTTCATTTACGCTAAGTTGGTCGCACCCTTGCCGCGAGCTATCGAACAGAATTAGCAAACGTGTATGCATGAAgcacttttgaaaaaagaaagataatCATACGAGGTTACATAATTGTACGTTAACATATATGTTAAGTGTACACGTCACATAACACATTTGCCTGTGCGACTCATCCCCCCACCCCACCTCCACATAAAAGTAGCAACCTTTTTTCGCATCGACCATAAGAATGATTTAATTTATGTATGCATGAATAACACTCATAACACACTTTCTCATATTACCGCATCCTGTACACAGCCTATTTGCATATAGCGGCCTGTATACTTTAACTGTAACCAACTGTATCCACCTGCGCACTGTGGTGAATATGAAAAGGCACGCATGAGGAAGTAACACGCGCGTGTAAACATGCTTGTGCAGACGAAGAGACTGTATTCATACCAATTCTAGCATCCCAGAGGAGTGCGCATGTGTATATGAAAACATATGTGCAAAtgaacattttccttttgtccttCTTTGCCCCtataaatacaaaataaatCTCGCCAATTGAGTGAATATCTGCCTTTTTATCCCGCAGACAGTACACATTCAGTGATCATAGCTTAGGTAAGTGCAAGACCACAAAAGCATGTCAACACAGAATGCGTAAGGGTTCTGTTCTGTTCGGGCCATCTCTCCACcactccccccttttcctattttcctGTGTGTAATTATCTGTACTCACGATACATACAAATAGGTACACACCTgccaaattatatataatacttTCTTCTAGGCACCCGCTGCGTTTTTAAATGAAGCGTTGTAAAATTGCATAAAGCAGTCAAGACAGAACACAAACTACGTTGACAAACTTGTCCATATAGAAAGTGAACCAAACCCTAAGAATAagccattttttaataaaacaatttaatgacaaaatgaatatattcaGACTGATAGGAGATATTTTACACCTTGtaagtatgtatatacttattaTGAAGTTGAAGAAGTCCAAAAATTGTATTGGAATATCATGCCGCATGCAGGAGTTGTATTTGATAGTCTTCTTGTGCAGGTGAAGCAGCCGGATCGTTTGGAGCGACGGAGCGATTGCCCCCATTGTATGGAAAGTCGCAATTGTAGCATCACCATAGGATGGTTCTACCCGCATACCTCCTAGTACCCAAGTGACAAtcacctcttcctcctttccttcttacaGATACATCGACCTGTTCTTCGTGTTCGTCAGTTTCTACAACACAATTATGAAAATAACCTTCATACTGACTATAGCGTATACGATATATCTAATCAGATTTAAGTTACCAATATCGCAAACTTACAACAGGAAAGTAGACAATTTTaaaagcgaaaaatatttgatcCCTCCCTGTATAGGTATGGAAGGAATATTATTCTTCTATAGGCGAAACATAGATGCAAGCAAAATTGTGGAAGCacatagttttttttttttccatgtgtgATTTATGTCTTACAAACGTTCCAACTTTTTGCCATCCCCCCCACGAATGaatgtttatttttcctccttccaccCGTGCAGTTTTAAGCCTTCTAACGTGCAAGACATACAACCTGTACAACATTTTGTGgtccttttccatttggctTGAAAGTGTTGCAATTCTCCCCCAATTAGTGTTGTTAGAGAAACAGAGAGAAGTGGAAAATATCACCTCCCATTACGTTATCACTATGGGTATGTACAGAGCCTTTTATATATTGAATTGGATCTATAGATATTTCTTTGATGATAAACCATACGTTAACGTTGTTGGTTGGTTAGGGGGCCTTATTCAGACACTTCTGTACATTGACTTTTTCTACTACTTTGCCATGGCGAAATGGTATGGGAAGAAGCTCGTGCTCCCCTTCAACGGAGAAGTTTAACTTGGGAGTGAAGTCGGAACGTTTGGGAGAACTGGCTGTTTGGCCGACTCTCATATTTGAGCTCCCTGGATGAGTCCAATATAAATGCAGTAAAACGGATAAATGAAGCAGGTTTAGCGGTTTGGATTTATGGTCCATGGGTTCAGCTTCCTACCGCATATAAGCATTTTCAACGAATTCACTTTTACATTTACTCCGGCAGGGAGCACACTTTCAATGTGTACCTTCATGCACACCCAGCAGAACCAGTAACGCGTGTATATATAGTGCCTTTGGTGATTATACCAATTTCGTTCATTCTTTGCAGCCACTTGTTTTttcacacacatacacccagAAGAAATATAGCGAAATGAGaagcatatatttatacccCTAATCTACCAATTACCGGTTGCATGTAAAAAATTCATGTGATAAATTTGACGCATatcaagtgaaggaaaaaaaaaaaaaaaaaaaaaaaaagaaagaaattaattTGTCTCATTCTTTTTCGTGTATATGGTTAGAGCACTGCGCGGGGAAGGCATATTCGCATGTGTCAATATATACCTCTGTAtaaatgcacaaatgtacagatgtatatACCATATATGTTCGTGCAGATTTGCCGAACTGACTAGCCAATTGCTTCTTGGCCCATTCGCACCAGCGTACAGGGgttgtttatatatatttatgtaggTACGCCTGCACCCCTTTCCCATTTGCATGcgctccccccttttttttttttttttttcttttctttttttttttttaatgattttGCGCACCTATGTTTTCTCTCATAccttaataatttttcattttatacCAACTCGCTTCTCTTGTGATAGCTTTTTTTAGTTTAATGTATATGTCCATGTCTACAAGCAAAATAAAGCATGTGTTATCCATACTTGTGTTCCTCTGTTACTCATCCCAATCCCCCATTGCCTTCTAATTTAAATTCATGCCTGTATATGtctacgtatatatatatgcttttttGTAAGCGTGCATACGTATACGTGTGCGTATACAGCGAATTTTtctatcttcctttttcctccccttatACAACATAacttaataaatatatttatttcatttttttttttttttttttttttattttttactcctttaagataattaaaaaaaaaatctgtatTATGTTTTACACAAATGTGCACACTGCACGGatgtggcaatttttt
Proteins encoded:
- a CDS encoding ER lumen protein retaining receptor, putative; amino-acid sequence: MNIFRLIGDILHLVSMYILIMKLKKSKNCIGISCRMQELYLIVFLCRYIDLFFVFVSFYNTIMKITFILTIAYTIYLIRFKLPISQTYNRKVDNFKSEKYLIPPCIVLSLLTCKTYNLYNILWSFSIWLESVAILPQLVLLEKQREVENITSHYVITMGMYRAFYILNWIYRYFFDDKPYVNVVGWLGGLIQTLLYIDFFYYFAMAKWYGKKLVLPFNGEV